In the Oscillospiraceae bacterium genome, TAATCAGCGGCGCTTCGCCGTAGTTCAGCACCTCGCGCATGATTAACTCCATGCCGCGCCCATTGCCCAACCCGGGGCCGACGACAACAGCATCGGCGTTGTCGATTTGCTCACGGATGAGCGGCAATGCCTCAACGGAAAGAAAACCGTCTCCGTCGTCGCGCAACGGCACAACAATATTTTCGCAACAATCACTCGCTACGACTTGATGGATGCAATTCGGCACGCCGACCGTCACCAACCCCACACCCATGCGCCACGCACCGCCTGCCGCTAATCGCGCCGCACCCGAAAAATTTCGGCTTCCAGCCAAGATGAACAGCCGTCCATTGTTATACTTATGCGCATTGGCATTTCGTTTGTCAATCACGTTGCACCAGTGCGCCCATTGCTCGGGATAAGGCAGCAACTCTTTCTCATCTTGTGCGACAAGCGTCACAACCGCCGTCGCCATGCCACCGTCATGCGAAATCGACAGCGATGTCTTCCACTGCGCCGCTAACGCACCGATAAAATGCGGCGCACCGCGCCCATCGTGCGCCACTTCGACGCGATGAAATAAATCGCGTGTCAACCCACTGCCCAATGCCTTGGCCAACGCCTCTTTTGCAGCAAAAAACCCCGCCGCCGTCTGCGCATTTTGGCTGCCTTTTGCCGCGATATACGCCAACTCGTTGGGCGTAAAAATCTGCGCCTTAGTAATGTCGCTCATCGTCTCAAAACGCACGATTTCTACAATATCAATGCCAATTCTCATGGATATGTTGCCTCCAGGGTATGTTAGGATAATCTAATGAAACACAGCGTTGCTAATAGCTGTCGCCGGTGGCCATCCAGCAAATGATATTGCTCCATAGCCTGGGATTCTGAGTTCAAAATCTCTAACATTATGCGGTATTTCAATATCAATGGGCACAGGCTCACATGCCTTAGTCAGAGATACAGTGTATGCCTCTACACCATCAAATGTGATAAATAGTCTTGCATTTCCAACTTGCGTCTCGCCTTCAAGAACGAAAAAGATTGCAGAGAATCGGCTGTATGTTCCATTTAGCAGAATCCGATATGACCGTCCTTCAAAACTACCAACAACATAGCCACCGTTATGAGAATTTCCCCAATTGTCTCTAAAGGAAGCTGATGAATATGTAAGCCCTATTCTTGATGTAATATTCGTAAATTGATGCATAGGTGTATATGTGGCAACTGGATCGTTGTTCTGATTATGTGAATCTTCATCTACACCACCATTACTTCCAGCATAGGGAATAAAATCAGTGTCATTTACCTCGTCTAGGAGACCTTGAGCATATCCTCTGGAAAACGCCTCTTCAAGTTGATGTTCAAGAATAGAATCCATTTCATTTGTTGCATCTAAGAGACCTTGAGCATGCCCTTTAGCAAATGCCTCTTCGAGCTGGTATTCAAAAGTTATATCATTTTGCAGCTGCTCATTAAAGTGAGCTGTTAAAAATGCACCAATAGCAGCACCTCCAATGACACCTATTGCAGCTACAATGGCACAAATGATTAATGTACGATTATGCTTTTTTGAATCTGACAATCTCAAACACCTCTTTAACCTGACAGTAACAATCTAGCATTTGTTTTCTATACCCTACACTTCATCGCCCTTACGCATCTTATGCGGAATGTATTTGCTTATTGCGTCCAAAATCCGCTCGTTGGGCTGCAAGATCATCAACGTCCGCACACCATCTTTACTAAACGCCGCGAACCAGCGTCCCTCAGCTTTAGGTGTTGAGGCAAGGTCTAACAACGTCGAATTTTCACGCCGCTGTTCAAATTCTTGCGCATAAGCCTTCCGCATAGGCGCCAATAATTCAAACGCCTGCACATCAATGGTCAGCAGCCGCTTGCGCCGCTTTTTGTAAATAATACGGTCAATATCTAATTCGCCATTGGTAAAGATATACTCATATTCAACATGAAAATTCTGATAGAACCGATACAATCCAAAACAGACTACCAACACCGTCAGCGGCACAAGAAATGGCAACGGAAGCAGCGCGCCAATAAAAAACGCCCCGGCAACTCCACCGAGTATAGCAACGAGCAACAAGGCATAATCCAACACGCGCATCTTCCGCGCTATAATTTGCTCAAAATAAATATCTTGGTTGATGACCGCGCCCTCCTATCTCAAAAATTGTGCAAGTATCGCCTTACGCCATATTTTCCCGTAGTATTTGCTTGAATCGGCCAATACAGCGATGTTACCATCGTCACTTCCTGCACCACCCTACACAACACAT is a window encoding:
- a CDS encoding DUF6106 family protein, translated to MLDYALLLVAILGGVAGAFFIGALLPLPFLVPLTVLVVCFGLYRFYQNFHVEYEYIFTNGELDIDRIIYKKRRKRLLTIDVQAFELLAPMRKAYAQEFEQRRENSTLLDLASTPKAEGRWFAAFSKDGVRTLMILQPNERILDAISKYIPHKMRKGDEV
- a CDS encoding NAD(P)H-hydrate dehydratase; this translates as MRIGIDIVEIVRFETMSDITKAQIFTPNELAYIAAKGSQNAQTAAGFFAAKEALAKALGSGLTRDLFHRVEVAHDGRGAPHFIGALAAQWKTSLSISHDGGMATAVVTLVAQDEKELLPYPEQWAHWCNVIDKRNANAHKYNNGRLFILAGSRNFSGAARLAAGGAWRMGVGLVTVGVPNCIHQVVASDCCENIVVPLRDDGDGFLSVEALPLIREQIDNADAVVVGPGLGNGRGMELIMREVLNYGEAPLIIDADGLNVMARHIYVQSRQVVLTPHEGEFRRIGGQLDNAPRLTAVQNYAVNSNCTVLLKGGQTVTACPDGRTTVNQSGNCGLAKGGSGDILAGMVGALAAQGIEPGDAAAFAAFVHGCAADVAVKKGSQMGMMPSDILAEIPKLLKYFDAPT